One Gossypium raimondii isolate GPD5lz chromosome 3, ASM2569854v1, whole genome shotgun sequence genomic window carries:
- the LOC105797163 gene encoding protein disulfide-isomerase gives MARNFFVWFALAAILCSLTAISAKVSESKEFVLTLDHSNFTRFVTQHNFVVVKFYAPWCRHSQNLAPEYEKAASVLSNHHPPIILAKFDADDEANKYLAKQYRIRGYPTVKIFRNGGQLIQEYRDSRRADYIVEYLKEQISPASVEIKSAKDASGIIPQNKITIDFTVEAIEKFFGEALGL, from the exons ATGGcgagaaatttttttgtttggtttgcTTTGGCCGCAATCTTATGCTCTCTAACTGCGATCTCAGCCAAAGTGAGTGAATCGAAAGAGTTCGTTTTGACTTTGGATCACTCTAACTTTACTCGCTTCGTTACTCAACACAATTTCGTCGTCGTCAAATTCTACGCTCCTTG GTGTCGGCACAGTCAGAATCTTGCTCCAGAG TACGAGAAAGCAGCATCTGTGCTGAGTAACCACCACCCTCCAATCATTCTAGCTAAATTTGATGCCGATGATGAAGCAAACAAATACTTAGCAAAGCAATATAGAATCCGGGGTTATCCTAcagttaaaattttcagaaatggAGGACAGTTGATTCAAGAATACAGAGACTCACGCCGAGCTGATTATATTGTGGAGTATTTGAAGGAACAAATTAGTCCTGCTTCTGTTGAAATCAAGTCTGCTAAAGATGCCAGTGGTATAATTCCTCAAAATAAGATAACAATT GACTTTACTGTGGAAGCTATAGAGAAGTTTTTTGGAGAAGCATTAGGACTTTAA